The following proteins are encoded in a genomic region of Maribacter hydrothermalis:
- a CDS encoding DUF6588 family protein: MKNFLTTLFLGASLLVTAQADFNNVLAAGVEDAEKFTASYMEPLSESVIYNISTGWYNTADAKPLGGFEISIIGNITGFKNKDDKKTFILDPNEYENLDFVQNPGVAREVSTALGDISGTEVYVEGEVLGVTVRETFELPSGLAGEDLNFVPTGYVQASVGLIKGTELKARFLPKIQYEDASIGLIGFGIQHDFTKLLPADKILPVAISAVIGYTNINGDYDLTNAKLIDGEDQRIEAEVTSWAFGAVVSTKLPIINFYGGVNYITGKSVTDVLGTYRVTSGPFASDTYVDPFSITKKVNGVTGTLGAKLKLGFFRLNAEYNLGEFNTATVGVNFGFR; the protein is encoded by the coding sequence ATGAAAAATTTTCTTACTACTTTGTTTTTAGGTGCAAGTTTATTGGTAACAGCGCAAGCAGATTTTAATAATGTTCTTGCAGCTGGGGTAGAAGATGCTGAAAAATTTACTGCTTCTTACATGGAGCCTCTCTCAGAAAGTGTCATATATAATATTTCTACTGGCTGGTATAATACCGCAGATGCAAAACCATTGGGCGGATTCGAAATTTCTATTATCGGTAATATTACCGGATTTAAGAATAAGGACGATAAAAAGACTTTTATTCTAGATCCTAATGAATATGAGAACTTAGACTTTGTCCAAAATCCGGGTGTTGCTAGAGAAGTATCCACGGCACTAGGTGATATTTCTGGTACGGAGGTATATGTAGAGGGCGAGGTATTGGGGGTAACGGTTCGTGAAACTTTTGAACTGCCATCAGGATTAGCGGGTGAAGATCTAAATTTTGTACCCACTGGTTACGTACAGGCCAGTGTTGGTTTAATTAAAGGCACAGAGTTAAAGGCAAGATTTTTGCCGAAAATACAGTATGAAGACGCATCCATAGGGCTAATTGGCTTCGGTATTCAGCACGATTTTACGAAGTTACTGCCAGCTGATAAAATTTTACCTGTTGCAATTTCTGCTGTTATAGGGTATACGAATATTAATGGAGATTATGATTTAACCAATGCAAAACTAATCGATGGTGAAGATCAGCGAATAGAAGCTGAGGTTACTAGCTGGGCATTTGGTGCGGTTGTATCTACAAAATTACCGATAATTAATTTTTATGGAGGAGTTAATTACATAACAGGGAAATCGGTTACAGATGTTTTAGGAACCTACAGAGTAACTAGCGGGCCATTTGCATCTGATACTTATGTTGATCCTTTTTCCATTACTAAAAAGGTAAATGGCGTAACTGGAACTTTGGGAGCTAAACTTAAATTAGGGTTCTTTAGATTGAATGCAGAATATAATTTGGGAGAATTTAATACAGCCACAGTAGGCGTTAACTTTGGTTTTAGGTAA
- the gyrB gene encoding DNA topoisomerase (ATP-hydrolyzing) subunit B, producing the protein MSEEANKKNYSADSIQALEGMEHVRMRPSMYIGDVGVRGLHHLVYEVVDNSIDEAMGGHCDTISVVINEDNSITTKDNGRGIPVDLHKKEGVSALQVVMTKIGAGGKFDKDSYKVSGGLHGVGVSCVNALSDHLTATVFREGVVWQQEYSRGKALYPVKRIGETTERGTEVTFHPDETIFTQTIEYSYETLANRMRELSFLNKGVTISITDKRQKNEKGEYVGETFFSNEGLKEFVKFLDGNRESLIQGVIAMEGEKNDIPVEVAMIYNTSYTENLHSYVNNINTHEGGTHLSGFRRGLTSTLKKYADSSGMLDKLKFEIQGDDFREGLTAIVSVKVSEPQFEGQTKTKLGNREVSAAVSQAVSEMLTDYLEEHPDDAKIIVQKVILAAQARHAASKAREMVQRKNVMSGGGLPGKLSDCSEQDPEKCEIFLVEGDSAGGTAKMGRDRNFQAILPLRGKILNVEKAMQHKVFENEEIKNMYTALGVTIGTEEDSKALNLDKLRYHKVVIMCDADVDGSHIETLILTFFFRYMRELIESGHVYIATPPLYLVKKGQKKQYAWSDKERDAIADSYSGGVSIQRYKGLGEMNAEQLWDTTMNPDFRTLRQIVIDNATETDRVFSMLMGDEVPPRREFIEKNAVYANIDT; encoded by the coding sequence ATGAGCGAAGAAGCAAATAAGAAAAATTATTCGGCAGATAGTATTCAGGCCCTAGAGGGAATGGAGCATGTACGTATGCGTCCATCTATGTATATAGGTGATGTTGGGGTACGTGGTTTGCACCATTTGGTATATGAAGTGGTGGATAACTCTATCGATGAGGCCATGGGTGGTCATTGTGACACCATTAGCGTAGTCATAAATGAAGATAATTCCATAACCACTAAGGATAACGGTAGGGGTATTCCTGTGGATCTTCATAAAAAAGAAGGCGTATCTGCATTGCAGGTAGTAATGACCAAAATTGGTGCCGGTGGTAAATTTGATAAGGATTCATATAAAGTTTCTGGTGGTTTGCACGGTGTGGGTGTTTCTTGTGTAAATGCACTTTCCGATCATTTAACGGCTACTGTTTTTAGAGAAGGTGTTGTTTGGCAACAAGAATATTCTAGAGGTAAAGCCTTATATCCTGTAAAACGTATTGGCGAAACTACCGAGAGAGGTACAGAAGTAACATTTCACCCAGATGAAACCATCTTTACTCAAACCATTGAATATAGTTATGAGACTTTGGCAAATAGAATGCGTGAGCTTTCTTTTTTAAATAAAGGCGTAACCATAAGTATTACTGATAAACGTCAGAAAAATGAAAAAGGAGAATATGTTGGTGAAACATTTTTTTCTAACGAAGGACTCAAAGAGTTTGTTAAGTTTTTAGATGGTAATCGTGAATCTTTGATTCAAGGTGTAATAGCAATGGAAGGGGAGAAAAATGATATTCCTGTTGAGGTTGCCATGATTTATAATACAAGTTATACAGAGAATTTACATTCTTATGTTAACAATATCAACACACATGAAGGTGGTACGCATTTATCTGGTTTTAGAAGAGGTTTAACCTCTACTTTAAAAAAATACGCCGATTCTTCTGGAATGTTGGATAAGTTGAAGTTTGAGATTCAAGGAGATGATTTCCGTGAAGGTTTAACGGCAATTGTATCGGTAAAAGTTTCTGAACCTCAGTTTGAGGGTCAGACAAAAACTAAGCTAGGTAACCGTGAGGTTTCTGCAGCAGTAAGCCAAGCAGTTTCAGAAATGTTAACGGATTATTTGGAAGAGCATCCAGACGACGCCAAAATTATAGTTCAGAAAGTAATACTTGCAGCCCAGGCCAGACATGCAGCTTCTAAAGCGCGGGAAATGGTTCAGCGTAAAAACGTAATGAGCGGCGGAGGTTTGCCAGGTAAACTATCAGATTGTTCTGAACAAGATCCTGAAAAATGCGAAATATTCCTTGTCGAGGGAGATTCGGCAGGTGGTACCGCGAAAATGGGTCGTGATCGTAATTTCCAAGCTATACTTCCTTTACGAGGTAAGATCTTGAACGTTGAGAAAGCAATGCAGCATAAGGTTTTTGAAAACGAGGAAATAAAAAATATGTATACCGCATTGGGTGTTACCATTGGCACCGAAGAGGATAGTAAGGCACTGAATCTAGACAAATTGAGGTATCATAAAGTAGTTATAATGTGTGATGCCGATGTCGATGGTAGCCATATCGAGACCCTAATTTTAACATTCTTCTTCCGTTATATGCGAGAACTTATTGAAAGTGGGCATGTATATATTGCTACGCCACCTTTGTATTTAGTAAAAAAAGGACAGAAAAAACAATACGCTTGGAGTGATAAAGAACGTGATGCTATTGCTGATAGTTACAGTGGCGGCGTTAGTATTCAACGATACAAAGGTCTTGGTGAAATGAATGCTGAACAATTGTGGGACACTACAATGAACCCAGATTTTAGAACTTTAAGGCAAATTGTAATTGATAATGCCACAGAAACAGACCGTGTTTTCTCCATGCTTATGGGTGATGAAGTGCCGCCTAGAAGAGAATTTATTGAGAAAAATGCTGTTTATGCAAACATTGACACCTAG
- a CDS encoding malate dehydrogenase: MKVTVVGAGAVGASCAEYIAIKDFASEVVILDIKEGYAEGKAMDLMQTASLMGFDTKITGSTNDYGKTADSHIAVITSGIPRKPGMTREELIGINAGIVKTVSSNLLKHSPNVIIIVVSNPMDTMTYLVHKTTGIPKNRIIGMGGALDSARFKYRLAEAMEAPISDIDGMVIGGHSDTGMVPLTSHATRNSIRVSEFLSENRLQQVAEDTKVGGATLTKLLGTSAWYAPGAAVSSMVQAIACDQKKMFPCSTMLDGEYGLKDICIGVPVLLGKDGIEKIIDIPLSDAEKAKMKESAEGVSKTNGLLEL, from the coding sequence ATGAAAGTTACAGTAGTTGGTGCAGGAGCAGTAGGTGCTAGTTGTGCAGAGTACATTGCTATTAAAGATTTTGCATCTGAAGTAGTAATTTTAGATATTAAAGAAGGATATGCTGAAGGCAAAGCAATGGATTTGATGCAGACCGCATCATTAATGGGTTTTGATACTAAAATTACCGGTAGTACAAATGATTATGGAAAAACTGCTGATAGCCATATAGCCGTAATCACCTCTGGTATACCTAGAAAACCAGGGATGACTAGGGAAGAACTAATAGGTATTAATGCAGGTATCGTAAAAACAGTATCTAGTAACTTATTAAAACATTCGCCAAATGTTATCATCATAGTAGTTAGTAACCCAATGGACACCATGACTTATTTAGTACATAAAACTACGGGTATACCTAAAAATAGAATTATTGGTATGGGTGGTGCTTTGGATAGTGCAAGATTTAAATATCGTTTAGCTGAAGCTATGGAAGCTCCTATTTCCGATATTGATGGTATGGTAATTGGTGGACATAGTGATACCGGTATGGTGCCATTAACATCACATGCTACAAGAAATAGTATTCGTGTTTCAGAATTTTTATCTGAAAATAGATTACAACAAGTTGCAGAGGATACTAAGGTAGGCGGTGCAACTTTAACGAAATTGTTAGGAACTAGTGCATGGTATGCACCAGGTGCGGCAGTTTCTTCAATGGTACAGGCAATTGCATGTGACCAAAAGAAAATGTTTCCATGTTCTACAATGTTAGATGGTGAATACGGTTTAAAAGATATTTGCATTGGTGTTCCAGTACTATTAGGAAAAGATGGAATAGAGAAAATAATTGATATTCCATTAAGCGATGCTGAAAAAGCTAAAATGAAAGAAAGTGCTGAAGGCGTTTCTAAAACAAACGGACTTTTAGAGTTATAG